The genomic stretch TGCTGCAAAACTGGGTTAGCAACTTTCTAAATGTCGAGGAAGTTGGTGAAGACACAGCTGTAAACTGCATCTCCATGAACCCACTTTCTCattaaataattgaaaataaaatctCTCAGGCTCCAGTATCGACCCGAcaaggatgggttccccgtatgagtcttggttccttccaaagtttcttcctcgtgtgctgagggagtttttccttgccactgttgccattggcttgctcataggaggcttggacctggatctctgtaaagctgctttgtgacaactttctgttgtgaaaagtgctatataaataaaatttgattgattgattgattgattgattgatcaaTTTATTCATCAGGCCTCCAAAGAGATTTAACAGTTATGAAGTAAGTGACCTGACTTACTCTTGGACTGCTGTATTGCTTCAGATATTGTTTTCATAAATGCATTTGTGTTTTCTAGTATCAGAGGTCACTGCTAGTTTCTTTTTGCTGAGACACACAAGTAACTGTTATTTCCAAAGTTAAGTTCAGCTTTTAACATTGAAATGTTTAACCAGTGTTTCCTGCCAGACAGATACAGAAGGCCATGTCTTAGTTGTCACtttaagacaagataatcctttatTAGTCCCACAGTGGGGAATTCAAAGTGTTACGACTGAAAATGGTACTGCAGCTACTGTAGAAACTACTTCATTAGTAATAGAAAGTGCAGTAAATGCTAACTAGATAGGTAGTTATCAACATACGCGGTCAGCTGATTGTGTAATGCCAAATGtcgtttctgattggctgaaactgaggctTAAACTTCGTAATGGCTGTAAGTGTATAGCGAGCGTGTTGGTCAGAGACATCGAGTGCCCAGGACAGGAGAGATGTGTAGGTGTTGATGCATAGTTTTAGCAAATCTTTTGTTTGCAGAGTGCTCAACGAGTGAATGAGGTAATTTCTGAGCGATGAGGAAGTTGTTCAGGACGCAACGGTTCATTGCCAAGAGAAGGTCTAATTATACAACCATTTTTCCAAAAATTGTTGGGATGCtctgtaaaataataatcaaaacaAGAATCTGATTTATTAATTccctaaaacatttatttaactgacagaaacacaaagaaatGATTTCCATTGTTTAAATTGACCATCCTAATTGTAtcttttaaacataaacaaatggtTTTGGAAACACACTCCGAAAAAGTTGTGCAGAGATAGGTTTAATACTGCTATATGTTTCCTTTTCATTTCACTGTTCAATTGATTGGTAAAGCAAGATACTTGTAGTTTTCCAAGTTACATTTTTCCCCATTCTTACTTGATACAAGAGTTCATCTGCTCAACAGTCAATGGTCACAACAGTCACTGAATCTGCTCTTCATTATGTGCCATAGGAGACAGCCCTGGACTACAGACAGGTCAGAAAAGCACATGCACTCTGTGCCTAAACAGTATTGTtgtaacacacacagaaggaGGCCTGGGAGgctcttgctgaaataaccatggacttcccaagaAAATACATGATGGGAACAGCAGCATGTCTTCGATCATGAATCCAAATCTGTGCTATATTCAAACATATGCAAGGTACCTATGCTGTGGACACTTGTGCACTTATATACCATGAGAAATGTTGGCTTTTGCATCTTTCGATTCACTTCTCACAAAATGTGGATTGTCCCTTTCACCTTTGGCACAGATAActcaatgtgtgaatgtgttttggcCTGTGAAAcctttccagggtgtgttcctctttTGTGCCCCGTGATTCCTGATAGGCTCAGGACCCAtggcgaacctgaactggattaagcggttataatgaatgaatgagtgaatgagttaaaTATAAGTTAATCATGACCGGTTTAATTATTAACTATGATGTGATTTGAGACCTGTAGGCACAAATGCTTTTGTGTTTTCTAGGAAACTGAACTTGTATCAGAGGTCACAGCTAGTTTCTATATTACCCAAGGCATGCAATTGTTTTTTGTCGAGTAAAAGTTCTGCTTTTCCCATGAAATGTTTTAACCATTTCCTGACAGACAAAGAAGGCAGTATCTTTGTTGTCAGTTTAGTAAAGTGTAACAAGTTATGATTTCCTAATTTCTCTTTGACTTTTATATGAAATTTTCAATATTCATCACTGGCTACTcatctacagaaaaaaaaaaacgttagcTAATACACTCAGCTAAGTTTCATGTCGTGTTGTCTGTCCCTCTCAATACAGATATGGTGAGTGAAGAATGGTGTACAGTTCCTCTAGCtagctttttcttcttctcttttttttttgttttggatttGTAAACCATTGCTTTCTGTCTTTATTTGTATGTATTATACTGTAAGATTCAAATACAAGACTGAGTTAAGATTCATTGCATGACTGTGAAGGCACAGTTAATGCTGAATAATATATACAGagtttggagcaacatgctgccatccagacaGTGTTTCCCCTTTCTGTGGGTTAGGTGTCTGGGCAAAGGGCACTTTAGTCATGGATGTTCTTGCTGGTCGTGGGGATCAAACCGTCGACCTTCTGGTACTAAGCCTGCTGCTCGAACCACTGGGTCAGGGATGGGTCAAATTTCATTGTACTATTCTACAATAATCATAAAGCATATCACGTCTACAGTGTTGGTAAAAGAGGAGGTGAAGCCAGAATGTAGTAAATAAACCCCTGtccgttttatttatttatttatttattgctggcatcaaattaaaatgggcaaacatttttcaaaaaaaacagtaaaccttctcagtttttacatttaaaatgtctttgtacTTTGTACTTTGTGCTCGGTCAGAGTTTCTATTCTGGCTAGGACAAATAGGTTAGAGTCTAAAATACCCTTGAGCACCAAAATATCCAGAGCAGGGCAAGTCCTTACACCTAGAAAGAATAATAATGATTTAACGTTACATGGTACAATTTGTACAGTGCCAAGCTCGGAGTAGCAATGAAagaggccctattctccctattacaggtgaGTGGATCATCACAGTGATTTCGAAGCTGtaagtttaaggtaaaatactagCTAGTGTTGCCGTACTTAGTTTTATTTTTGACCTGATCCCTTTTTATcacatactgagattttaaaggaatacaattAGTGCCTGTCCACAGCCGTTCAGTTTCATTTCACACACTAGGTTCAACTTAAACTTATACTTGGAGTGTAGTAGAATTCAAACCACACAAACAGACCTCTTTTAGTTATCAGTGTGCCaaagacatttatttaaattaaatcagaGAACAGCAATGATTCACATTCATTTTATTccttaaaaatttatttttaaaacttatctgGGGAAAgtaaaagcaaataaaacaaaaacaaaacagaaatttcCAAAGAATCAATAATATATcaatgaataatatatattgaTCATTAGATTTTGACTGCTGCACCACTCCAGAGCCCTTTAACGCCCCTTCCTTTCCTGGCGCAGTAAAgtcatacattttcttttctcaaaCAGAGTTGGAAATAAATCATCATCGAGACACAGAATCAGAGACAGTCCCCTACTCTGAATCAAAGCAAAATTGGTGATTGATTTATCGCATTTTACACCAAAAACTTGGAAAGATCTTTGACCGTACAGAGCAGTGAGTCTTCTGTCTAACTCTCCGACTGGCAGTGCCTCCACTTGGACTTGTTTATTCTTTCCTAAGTAACCACCTGAAGCAGTCACTCTGTGATTGTTGTCTATGCAGCAGTAAGCGGTCCAGAAATGACTGGGAACAGTAACGTTTTTATTTAGAGGAGGTCTGTTTTTGTCTGGAACCACCCCAGTGACAATGTATCTGGAATTACCCTTGCACTTGTTCTCCAGAAGAGTAGCCACAtctttctctgtcttcctcCACTGGCCTTTATTAAAACTTGGGTCTTGTGGAGCAGCGTTGGTGAGGGTGAATGTAGCATCAGCGCAGCTCTGAGTCTCTGCATGGTAGACTGGAGCCAGGTGACCTTTATTGAAGCCTGATTTGTTGTAGTCAGCTTTGACAGCTTGATGTTTATATTTGAATTTTGTATCTTCAGGTtccatttctttttgtttagaAATGTCTTCAAGCTGCAACAGTAAAAAGACAGGTGTGTAATCTACAAATACAAGGATTTGTtactatatttacattatttacatttatttctattAATAAGTAATAAACAACAATGTAGAGTAGTAAAGTGAATTTACATTTAGCAGGTTCAAGTCCTGACGCTCTCTTTGGACAACAACCTACTGGTGTTTGCTCACAACTATCCCGTCAGAACTCTAAATTCAATTTAAGATCTGAAAGTCCTTTTACAattacaacacagctcctcgttcagacgttagtaatctcccgtcttgactattgcaacgccctcctgacaggtcttctggcctgtgctgtgagaccgctacagatgatccagaatgctgcagcacgcctggtcttcaaccagcctaaaagggcacatgtcacgcccctattagttgagctgcattggctacccttagctgctcgcatcaaatttaaatcactaatgatggccttcagagtattcactggttctgctcccatctccctcaatagactcttaaaaccatacgttagcgcctgccctctccgttcctcaaaggagcgccaactaacacgaccaaccccccgtacaggtcagtcgaggctattctcatctctggtaccacgctggtggaacgagcttccaagcaccatcagagcaacaggaaccctctccgcattcaagaactccttgaaaacccagctcttccgagagtatcttttgcactgaaagtctttctttaatgcacttattacttcctggcatattgcactcaatgtaaggtaatttgtataatttgtgctgtagttcgaatgttagatcctcttttgtaagtcgctttggataaaagcgtctgcgaaatgcataaatgtaaatgtaaatgtaaatttaaaaaaatacctaATTCATGCAAAATATCACCGGGGATTTTCACTGCTTGTCAAAAAGCCATGGATAAATTCAATGCAAACTATAAAACTTATTCAGGCTTAGGATACTCTGTCACTTCATGGGTAATTTTAAGTAGAtgaatttcttttaatttgtttcCTAAATAATAACGagagaagataaaaaaaaaaccaagttGTCATATCAATAAGAAAACAATGCACCtgcaaaacacattaaactcaccTGGGGTTCGATATACCACTTCTCATCTCTGTCACAATTCTTTAAACCTTCAAACCTGTAGGCTGAGTACACTGGGATCTTGTTGTCTGTGTCGTAAAGTGTTGCGTATTCATACGTGTTATTTCGAATTTGACAGATCTGTTTGTAGTTTTTTCCTGTGAACACAGTCGGAGGAGACCGAATTCCTCCTGGGTTGACAAAGAATTGGGGACACGTGTTTTTAAAATCATCTACGACTTCAGTGAAGCATCCAGACAGAGCCAAAAGCAGCAGAAGCACAGGACTGAGGAGGATCATGATGAAGATCAGGAGGAGGAGTGAGGAGATGAGGTATGAAgtattctggaaaaaaaaagtcacagcTTTTAACAATGTACAgttccactcacacactattTACTCCCAGCTGTTCCTCTCCAAACTACCAACCAAATAGAAGCTAGGAGTTATATACTATATTTATACTGTTTACAGTTATTTCTATAAGTAAGTAATTACTAACAAAGTAAAGTATTAAAAGTTCATTTACATTTAGCAGGTTCAAGTCTTGGCTCCCTCTTAGGACCTCAGTAAACTTgtgttcactcacacctagccACTCAGAACTCTAAACTTTTAAAGGTCTGGGGGTATTTTTTACAATAAAAGAAACATAATTCATCCAAAATATCATTGGGAATTTCTCTGCTGATCAAAAAGTCACAGATAAGTGCACAGCGAACTGTAAAACCTATTTCCTGGCTCTAAGGGCTGACATATGAGAGATCTGAACGTGGTACAGGATACTCGATCACTTTAATGCATATCGTCACTCTCCAGTGAAAAAGACTGTAGCTCCATtctttgtggatgtttagtttattacatcgtttgaacagagcagctgtccttcactttGTGTTAAAGTTTCGTGATCAATCGACCAATCGAGGTGTTCCAAAATTGCTTGGAATACAGTCTTTTTACATCGACTTCCAATGAAATTTAAGAAGGATTCATCCTgcaaagttactgttttggagatacaggtttttcattggacagtggcGATATGTACTTGTAAGTAGGCTAAATATACTTTATCTATAAGACTATAAGGATAATTAATTATACGATACTTAAGTGTATCTcgattaaacattaaaaatacaagTAAACTCTAAATGGTGAATATAAACTAAGATTACTTAAATACATTTGTGTTATTATATcactaataaacaaataaatacacacataatAAACCGAAAACACGTTCGCTTACTTGGAGTTTAAAGCACACACAcgaataaacatatttttgtaaGGGCTGTGTATATTTCAGTCTGCCTCAttgatatttcatttttttaatgcgtttttaatatatttgaatatggtaaaaataaataaataaataaagttgggAATAAAGACAACATTTAAGTGTAAAGTTCAAGCTTACCTCTCACAGCTGGGGTCAATACTGACGTCTGAGTGTTGGCGCCTGCCTCTCCGTCACCTCCTTAATCACCTGCTTTTATACAGACACGCAACTGTCCTCCATCAGTGGTGAGTTTAATAAATTTAGTGATTGGTGAGGAATTGCTGAGTGCTGCAAATCTGGGTTAGGAACTTTCTAAATGTTGAGGAAGTTGGTGAACACACAGTTATCAGGCCTGCAAAGAGATTTCACAGATATGAAATGAGCTGACTGTTACTCATGGACTTCTGTAATGTTTCAGATGTTGTTTTCATAAATGCATTTGTGTTTTCTAGTATCAGAGGTCACTGCTAGTTCCTTTTTGCTGAGACACACAAGGAACTGTTATTTCCAAAGTTAAGTTCTGCTTTTAACATGAAATGCTTTAAGCAGTGTTTTCTATCACAGATACAGATGGCCATTTTAAGAAAAGATAATTCTTTATTAGTCCCACAGTGGGAAAAGTCAaagtgttacagcagcaaatgACAGCAAAGTACTCAGGCAACAAAAGATAACTAAAGTAATTActacaaacataaataatagaACCAGAATATGAACAAAATAACCTAGAATATTTATCTCAATGTATATGATGTTGCACATTGGTGCATTGAAAAATTGCACATAATATTGTATAAATATCACAGTACTGTACTTTCTCCAAAGCAGTATGTTTGTTGTATTGCCTCTATTTAAATATATGTCAAAGtagattaattttaaatatgtgaGTATTATAAATATGAGAGTAGATTATTtaactggcttccagttaaattccgtattgattacaaaattcttttactcacgtataaatccttacatggtctcgcccctgaatacttgcaagacctcatcacgcaCTATGAACCAcgaagattactcagatctcagggcgccggcctcttactagtacccagaattcataagacttcagcggggggaaagccttctcctacaaagcccctcagctctggaacaatcttccagctagtgttcgggacgcagacacagtcactatgtttaagtctaggctcaaaacacacttgttcagtttagcctttggcaactaacctctgtctagtttaaggttgtcatttcaggaacccatggacatggagaatcggggtaaacctggatgatgtgctcacaatttctcttgcttggaacgaaaggatgtctttgcctgagctccttctggtttccctcctcccagtctgttacagtcagatccgtcactacactaaagaaaatattcacatgctcttattctctgctgcactcaactaaactaactgcttcccctttactgttttactgttttctgagagaatggtggcccactgatggaagactgtttgctggattctcctgcggcccagaccagaccagaccagctgctcaccttattattattattattatgtagcataatgacacttcattggtgatcatttaaaattcaatctatagtttgatcagaggaggatgggtcccctttgtgagtcttggttcctcccaaggtttcttcctccagccttgagggagtttttccttgccactgtcaccttcggcttgcttgcattgggctttgatttaaatgttctgttttgcaactgtgaagc from Hoplias malabaricus isolate fHopMal1 chromosome 2, fHopMal1.hap1, whole genome shotgun sequence encodes the following:
- the LOC136687711 gene encoding endonuclease domain-containing 1 protein-like, whose translation is MILLSPVLLLLLALSGCFTEVVDDFKNTCPQFFVNPGGIRSPPTVFTGKNYKQICQIRNNTYEYATLYDTDNKIPVYSAYRFEGLKNCDRDEKWYIEPQLEDISKQKEMEPEDTKFKYKHQAVKADYNKSGFNKGHLAPVYHAETQSCADATFTLTNAAPQDPSFNKGQWRKTEKDVATLLENKCKGNSRYIVTGVVPDKNRPPLNKNVTVPSHFWTAYCCIDNNHRVTASGGYLGKNKQVQVEALPVGELDRRLTALYGQRSFQVFGVKCDKSITNFALIQSRGLSLILCLDDDLFPTLFEKRKCMTLLRQERKGR